A single region of the Pseudomonadota bacterium genome encodes:
- the rbfA gene encoding 30S ribosome-binding factor RbfA — protein MAESRRVYQIAERIKELVAQHLNYTADPRFNLVTITSVMISPDLRMGKVYWVVSFPSDIDRKARIAEVEVAFRAAQGHFKHTIAKKLDIRFVPTIRFYYDDTLDTVEEVERLMERVKASDPQ, from the coding sequence ATGGCCGAGAGTCGTCGAGTATATCAGATTGCAGAGAGGATCAAGGAGCTAGTGGCGCAGCACCTGAACTATACGGCTGACCCCCGTTTTAATCTCGTGACGATCACCTCCGTTATGATCTCGCCCGATCTGCGCATGGGTAAGGTATACTGGGTTGTTTCATTCCCCTCGGATATCGATCGTAAAGCGCGCATTGCTGAGGTAGAGGTAGCCTTTCGGGCCGCACAGGGGCACTTTAAGCATACTATAGCAAAGAAGCTCGACATCCGTTTTGTGCCTACCATTAGATTCTATTACGACGATACGCTCGATACGGTAGAGGAGGTTGAGCGTCTTATGGAGAGGGTTAAGGCCTCGGATCCCCAATGA
- the infB gene encoding translation initiation factor IF-2, whose amino-acid sequence MSKIRIHELAKELGVENKVVLAKAQDLGIRGKSSHSHSLEADESDAIRRALIRQALGISKNENSETVTRRVDLATGATDTVVEKRAGGVIRRRRSVDTAETTGETTVETTFETMVPNEIQAEDDLNAQTSPAAALAGDAWDLSESEQTNALPQHVEAAKEEQNSSQEQIETTALESMGAAGSKAKETAASVLQQPQQAGVVSTNRPGPRILGKIELPQRRVIVRAVEVKRPTKGVPVVAARPIIVDEDEGQQKKGIKKGRKREISSVDLVDYGGRENRRPKQRGQRGNPTGMRGSDLEKLKVAKRVIELGDSITVGELAKQMSLKSGEVIAKLLGLGILATINQAIDKDTATIVADELGYEVKHVEFNEQDIIQDIVEEEVGNLQPRPPVVTVMGHVDHGKTSLLDKIRSAAVAAKEAGGITQHIGAYSVTTAGGKVITFIDTPGHAAFTAMRARGAQVTDIVVLVVAADDGVMPQTREAINHAQAAKVPLIVAINKMDKADANPDRVRTQLAELGLQPEDWGGDTMFCRVSALKGDGIPELLDGILVLAEVKELKANAERRAKGTILESRQDRGRGVVATVLVQAGTLKVGDNFVSGSEYGRVRTMNNYKGDKIEAAGPSVPVEITGLTGMPDSGDDFLALASESDAREVASNRMQLKQQQQRALATGPISLEEFAKKASGQAAQELNVILKADVQGSVEAVKDSIEKLSGDKVKVRVLHSAVGGINESDVQLAIASRAIIVGFGVRGEPRVMAEAEKSSVQIRFYRVIYELLDDMKNAMLGLLAPIKQESSLGRVEVRDTFSIPKIGVIAGCYVTGGLVRRNANARLLRDSRVIHEGKMSSLRRFKDDVREVQAGFECGIGLEGFNDVKIGDVVEVFEYKEIAATL is encoded by the coding sequence ATGTCAAAGATAAGAATTCATGAACTAGCAAAAGAGCTCGGAGTCGAGAACAAGGTCGTTCTTGCGAAGGCTCAGGATCTTGGTATTCGCGGTAAGAGCTCGCATTCACACTCGCTCGAAGCAGATGAGTCCGATGCGATCCGCAGAGCCCTTATTCGGCAGGCGCTGGGTATATCCAAGAACGAAAACTCGGAAACGGTGACACGTAGAGTTGATCTAGCCACGGGAGCAACCGATACGGTTGTAGAAAAAAGGGCAGGCGGCGTAATTCGTCGTCGCCGATCGGTCGATACAGCTGAGACCACAGGCGAGACCACAGTTGAGACCACATTTGAGACAATGGTACCGAATGAGATTCAGGCCGAAGATGATTTAAATGCGCAAACATCGCCCGCAGCAGCACTTGCTGGAGACGCTTGGGATCTGAGTGAGTCTGAGCAGACCAATGCCTTACCGCAGCATGTTGAGGCTGCAAAAGAGGAGCAGAATTCTAGCCAGGAGCAGATAGAGACAACAGCGCTTGAATCTATGGGTGCAGCAGGTAGCAAGGCTAAAGAAACAGCGGCGTCAGTATTGCAACAGCCACAGCAGGCTGGAGTTGTTAGTACTAATAGGCCTGGCCCACGTATTCTGGGTAAGATCGAGCTTCCACAGCGCCGAGTTATCGTACGTGCAGTTGAAGTGAAACGGCCTACTAAGGGTGTGCCTGTCGTAGCTGCGCGACCCATTATCGTTGATGAGGACGAGGGTCAGCAAAAGAAGGGAATTAAAAAGGGACGCAAGCGCGAGATCAGTAGTGTCGATTTAGTTGATTATGGTGGTCGAGAGAACCGTCGCCCAAAGCAAAGGGGACAGAGGGGTAATCCCACAGGGATGCGAGGATCTGACCTTGAAAAGCTTAAGGTCGCCAAGCGCGTTATTGAATTAGGGGATTCAATAACGGTTGGGGAACTTGCTAAGCAGATGAGTCTTAAGTCAGGCGAAGTTATTGCTAAACTGCTTGGTCTAGGTATCCTTGCAACGATCAATCAGGCGATCGACAAAGATACCGCTACTATCGTAGCCGACGAGTTGGGCTATGAAGTTAAGCATGTCGAGTTTAACGAGCAGGACATTATTCAGGATATTGTTGAAGAGGAGGTTGGAAACCTACAACCACGCCCACCGGTAGTTACCGTTATGGGACACGTTGATCACGGTAAAACCTCTTTGCTCGATAAAATTCGCAGCGCCGCAGTTGCAGCCAAGGAGGCGGGTGGAATTACGCAGCATATCGGGGCCTACAGTGTGACCACTGCAGGGGGCAAAGTCATTACGTTTATTGATACGCCTGGTCACGCGGCATTTACAGCTATGCGCGCGCGCGGAGCTCAAGTTACAGATATCGTTGTGCTGGTTGTTGCGGCGGATGATGGAGTGATGCCGCAGACGAGGGAGGCTATTAACCACGCACAGGCTGCGAAGGTTCCGCTGATCGTTGCTATTAATAAGATGGATAAGGCGGATGCTAATCCGGATCGCGTACGAACTCAGTTGGCAGAGCTAGGCCTGCAACCGGAGGATTGGGGTGGAGACACCATGTTCTGCCGCGTATCTGCACTTAAGGGTGACGGTATCCCTGAGTTGCTAGATGGCATTCTGGTACTGGCAGAGGTCAAGGAGCTTAAGGCTAATGCAGAGCGTCGTGCGAAGGGTACGATTCTCGAGAGCAGGCAGGATCGTGGGCGCGGCGTGGTTGCTACGGTGCTCGTTCAGGCAGGAACGCTCAAGGTTGGAGATAACTTTGTAAGCGGCTCAGAGTATGGCCGAGTTCGAACGATGAACAATTACAAGGGTGATAAGATTGAGGCTGCGGGCCCATCTGTGCCAGTTGAGATTACAGGGCTAACCGGTATGCCGGACTCGGGAGATGATTTTCTCGCCCTTGCGAGTGAATCTGATGCTCGCGAGGTTGCAAGTAACCGTATGCAGCTAAAGCAGCAGCAGCAACGTGCGCTTGCAACAGGTCCAATTAGCCTTGAAGAGTTTGCCAAGAAAGCAAGCGGCCAGGCCGCTCAGGAGCTTAATGTAATTCTTAAGGCGGATGTACAGGGTTCTGTAGAGGCCGTTAAGGATTCTATTGAGAAGCTCTCAGGAGATAAGGTTAAGGTGCGAGTTCTGCACTCAGCGGTTGGCGGTATTAATGAAAGCGACGTGCAGCTTGCGATCGCATCACGCGCCATCATAGTTGGTTTCGGAGTGCGAGGAGAGCCGCGTGTTATGGCTGAAGCCGAGAAGTCCAGCGTACAGATCCGGTTCTACCGTGTGATATACGAGCTCTTGGACGATATGAAGAACGCCATGCTCGGCTTGTTAGCGCCTATTAAGCAGGAGTCCAGTCTTGGACGTGTAGAGGTTCGTGACACTTTTAGTATTCCTAAGATCGGTGTAATAGCTGGTTGTTACGTTACAGGTGGTTTGGTTCGCAGAAATGCTAACGCCCGCTTGCTGCGTGACAGCCGTGTTATTCATGAGGGCAAGATGTCTAGCCTAAGGCGCTTTAAGGATGACGTGCGTGAAGTGCAAGCTGGCTTTGAGTGCGGTATCGGCCTTGAGGGCTTCAACGATGTGAAGATTGGAGATGTCGTAGAGGTGTTTGAGTATAAAGAGATCGCTGCGACCCTTTAG
- a CDS encoding YlxR family protein, protein MICRSKASKASLLRMVLCEGVLVWDEGQRLPGRGAYVHPDIGCISRMGQAARWERALRISQGILNIEQLRLTVVRLMDRVTKQQ, encoded by the coding sequence TTGATCTGTCGCTCTAAGGCGAGCAAGGCGAGCCTTCTGCGCATGGTTTTATGTGAAGGCGTATTGGTTTGGGATGAGGGACAGCGGTTACCCGGCAGGGGAGCCTATGTGCACCCTGATATCGGATGCATATCCCGTATGGGACAGGCGGCGAGATGGGAGCGAGCGTTACGCATCTCGCAGGGGATACTCAATATAGAGCAGTTAAGGCTAACGGTAGTTCGCCTGATGGATCGAGTAACGAAGCAACAGTAG
- the nusA gene encoding transcription termination factor NusA, translating to MSSNFDLNAILSQMGRDKGIDKQVLIEAVESAMLSAARKHFGHNLNLETKFNEETGEIEVVQFKVVVERVEDNDTQILLKEARAEVDPDAMIGDELGKKLDTEVLGRIAAQTAKQVIMQKVRDAERGVIFEEYKDSKGDLINGIVLRLERGNIVVNLGRTEAILPKREQIQRERYRPGDRLRGMILDVDRSARGPQIILTRSHPDLLKKLFELEVPEIADRVIELKAVAREPGERAKIAVYSNDSGVDPVGACVGIKGSRVQAVVQELRGERIDIITWTPDEPSFVARALSPAEVSRVVVDEEQHSMEVIVPDDQLSLAIGRRGQNVKLASKLSGWRIDVRSVSVAEEEARRARAALSAIPGIDFMHAELLFQHGYRGVREISDVALEELFEVEGLSQDQASEIHKNARAYAEQMGDELDKVAVAESETLSDLDRLPITADIREMLIGAGYKTIQKVVEAEDDALRLVSGIEDGDIEQIRAAADSFLKSGTNRAAPLL from the coding sequence ATGTCATCAAACTTTGACCTTAATGCAATCCTTAGCCAAATGGGGCGTGATAAGGGTATTGATAAGCAGGTGCTGATTGAGGCTGTTGAGTCTGCGATGTTATCCGCGGCTCGTAAGCACTTTGGGCACAACTTAAATCTTGAGACCAAGTTTAACGAGGAGACTGGAGAGATCGAAGTGGTCCAGTTTAAGGTCGTAGTGGAACGGGTTGAGGATAACGATACTCAGATATTGCTTAAGGAGGCCCGTGCTGAGGTTGATCCAGACGCAATGATCGGTGATGAGCTCGGTAAAAAGCTCGATACAGAGGTGCTCGGTCGTATCGCCGCACAGACCGCAAAGCAGGTCATTATGCAGAAGGTTCGTGACGCAGAGCGCGGAGTTATATTCGAGGAGTACAAGGACTCTAAGGGCGATCTTATTAACGGCATCGTGCTCAGACTTGAGCGTGGTAACATCGTGGTGAATCTTGGACGCACTGAGGCAATTCTGCCGAAGCGTGAGCAGATTCAACGTGAACGTTATCGCCCAGGGGATCGCCTACGTGGAATGATACTTGACGTTGACCGTTCAGCACGAGGACCGCAGATCATCCTTACTCGTAGCCATCCAGATCTTCTTAAGAAGCTCTTTGAGCTTGAGGTTCCTGAGATCGCCGATCGCGTCATTGAGCTCAAAGCCGTTGCTCGTGAGCCAGGTGAGCGTGCTAAGATCGCTGTATATTCAAACGACTCCGGAGTGGATCCGGTTGGTGCCTGCGTTGGTATCAAGGGCTCTCGCGTACAGGCTGTTGTGCAGGAGCTGCGTGGAGAGCGTATCGATATTATCACATGGACACCTGACGAGCCCTCCTTCGTTGCGCGCGCATTGTCGCCAGCAGAGGTTAGCCGCGTAGTTGTGGACGAGGAGCAACACTCCATGGAGGTTATCGTTCCTGATGATCAACTCTCACTCGCAATCGGTCGCCGTGGACAGAACGTGAAGCTCGCGAGCAAGCTTTCTGGCTGGCGTATCGATGTTCGAAGCGTGTCGGTTGCCGAAGAGGAGGCGCGCAGAGCGCGTGCTGCTCTCAGTGCAATTCCAGGTATCGACTTTATGCATGCCGAGCTGCTCTTTCAGCACGGCTACCGTGGTGTTCGAGAGATATCAGATGTTGCGCTTGAGGAGCTCTTTGAGGTTGAGGGACTTTCTCAGGATCAGGCTTCCGAGATTCATAAGAATGCTAGGGCGTATGCCGAGCAGATGGGAGATGAGCTCGATAAGGTTGCTGTAGCAGAGAGTGAGACGCTATCGGATCTAGATCGGCTGCCTATTACCGCTGATATTCGAGAGATGTTAATCGGAGCCGGTTATAAGACGATTCAGAAAGTTGTAGAGGCCGAAGATGATGCTCTCCGTCTGGTGAGCGGCATTGAGGATGGAGATATTGAGCAGATTCGTGCGGCAGCTGATTCGTTCCTCAAGAGTGGAACTAATCGCGCTGCGCCGCTTCTGTAG